The Strix aluco isolate bStrAlu1 chromosome 29, bStrAlu1.hap1, whole genome shotgun sequence nucleotide sequence gaaaACATCCCCCAGGGCAAGGGgtaatgggggggtgggggggtggaaatgGGGTACCCGAAGCATGGGGTGCCTGAGGTATGGGGGATTAGGGGTACAGGGGGTATGGGGTGCCTGGGGTATGGGGTACCTGGGGTATGGAGGATTAGGGGTACAGGGTATGGGGTACCTGGGGTATGGAGAACCGTGGGTATGGGGTACCTGGGATGTGGGGTGCCCAGGGTGTGGGGTACCTGGGGTGTGGGGTACCCCAGGTATAAAGTAACTGGGGTTTGGGGTGTCTGGGCTCGGGGCTACTTTGGGTACAGCGTAACTGGAGTGTGGGGTAACCAGGTTAGGGGGTACCTGGGGTACAGGGGTACTCGGGGTGTGGGGTTACTGGGTGTGGGGTTACTGGGGTCAGTGGTACCAGTTTGTAAACCTTCCGccagcccagtgctgcccagtgcagcTGCCCCGGCTCCGGCTGGGCACAGGGGCTCTGTCGGGGCCAGGATCAGGCCCTGGCATCTGGCAAGTGCTTGGCCCTGGGGTGGCCCCCCCTGGTTTTCAGGAGGCCGGGAGTGAGGCCGAGTCAGCTCCTGCCTGGGGAGAAATTCGAAATGTTCTTTTTCCCAGAGTTGTGCTAAAATCTTGGggtttttcatgcttttcctgCAGGTGCTTCTCAGCAGGGAAACATCCCCCAAGCAAAAGCAGCACTGGCCGGTTCATGAGGGCCCCGAAGGACCCCGAAGCacttgggggggcggggggaggcacCTTCCCAGGTGTGAGGCTGGGAGGAGATTGGGGGCACGGGATGCGGGATGCGGGATGTGGGATAGGGGATGCCAGATATGGGATACGGGATGCAGGATATGGGATGTGGGATATGGAGTATGGGATGCAGGAATATGGGATGTGGGTTGTGGGACATGGAATATGGGATGGAGAGTGGGATGCAGGATATGGAATATGGGCTATGGGATGTGGGATGCAGGATACGGGATATGGAATACAGGATGCAGGGTGTGAGATGTAGGATATGGGATATGAAATATGGGATGCAGGGTATGAGATGTAGGATATGGGATATGGAATACGGGATGCAGGGTGGGAATATGGGATGCAGGGTGTGAGATGTAGGATATGGGATATGGAATATGGGATGCAGGGTGGGAATATGGGATGCAGGGTGTGGGATGTAGGATATGGGATATGGAATACGGGATGCAGGGTGGGAATATGGGATGCAGGGTGTGGGATGCAGGATATGGGATATGGAACATGGGATGCAGGATATGGACTGCGGGCTATGAGATGTGGGATGCAGGATATGGGATATGGAACATGGGATGCAGAATATGGACTGCGGGCTATGAGATGTGGGATGCAGGATGCGGGATATGGGATACGGAATATAGGGTATGGGATGCAGGATATGGGATATGGGATAGGGAACATGGGATGCAGGATATGGACTGTGGGCTATGAGATGTGGGCTGCAGAGtgtggggtgcaggatgggggtgACACGCTGCAGCTGGGGATGTCACTGTGCCTCACACCAGAGCTGGTCACCCAAAGAAATCCCAGTCTGGCCAAGGTGACGCCTACCAGGAGCAGCCCAGGccaggctggagctggggggctgagggggctgggggtgggggtccTGCAGTCACCGTGGTGCCGCAGCCAGCTGCTGGTGTCACTGTCCCTGTGTGTGCCAGGGAGCCAAGCCCCCCGGCACAGAGCCGTGGCACCGGCAACCCCGCCCCAGGGATGCTCCGGCCGCGTCCTGGCACGCAGAGACGGTGGCTACCGCCTCACCtttcctccccccagctccaGAAATAGCTGTTCcacttttagtatttttattctcGCTGCTTCATGTGATAGAAAAAGCAATGGCTGTGaaattaaaaacacacaaaatatttacCAAACTTCAAGTTTTTGTGGCAGATTTTCAACATCTGGAGAATTAAAAGGCTCTGGCAGATTCGGTGAGCTGTCAGCGTAAAGGCTTTAAatatgttgttattattatttatggtCTGGAGCCTGAAGAGGAACGAAGGCCAAAGGTTTCAAAAATAGCTTGAAAAAACGGGAATGGATGTTTTTTCCAGAACCAGCTCGCTTTGAACTGCGAGATATTGAGATGCaacgcttaaaaaaaaaaaaaaaatgtatctaaaaaGCAACTGGGAGAGGAATGTGCATCACTGAGGGCTGCTCCGAAGCCGCCCCGGCGCAGCAGAGCTCGGCCGTCCCCGTGGTGTCCCGGCTTGCGCTCGCTTCGgaaaacaagtgttagtgctccCAGCAGCCCCTCTCCCTTTTCCCACTGTTTTCCCCCAAATCTTGGCTTCCAACAGCCCCTTTCCTGGGGGACACGCAGTGACCCCCCGCCCAGtgcccctgcctggggaggggtTGGGGTCTCTGCTCTCCGGCTTGCCCGTGTTTGAGGAGCGTTTGTTTTCCTCCTCCGGCAGGTTGTCCGGAGGGAGCGCCGGGAGCCGAGCGGCGTCTCTTGGCCAGACGGCCTGGAATTCGGCAGCTGGATCCCGCCTGGCCCCGCCATCGCGGCACAGACGGGGAGCTGGCACCTCCCGTGTCCCCTTGCGGCTGGGTGCCAGGGGATGCTCCGGTTTGGGGTCCCTGGGGATGCTCTGGATGCCCTGGGATGCTCCGGTTTGGGGTCCCCAGGGATGCTTCAGTCTGGGGTCCCCAGGGATGATCCAGATGCTCAGAGAGGCTCCGGTTTGGGGTTCCCAGGGATGCTCCGGTTTGGGTCCCCAGGGATGTTCTGGATTAGGGTCCCTGGGACACTCTGGATGCCCAGGGATGCTCTGGTTTGGGGTCCCCAGCGATGCTGCAGTTTGGGGTCACTGGGGATGTTCTGGATGCCCGGGGATGCTCCAGTTTGGGGTTCCCAGGGATGTTCTGGATGCCCAGGGGTGCTCCGGTTTGGGGTCCCTGAGGATCCTCCAGTTTGGGGTTCCCAGAGATATTCTGGATGCCCAGGGGTGCTCCGGTTTGGGGTCCTTGAGGATCCTCTAGTTTGGGGTCCCCAGGAATGCTCTgatttggggtccctgggggtgcTCTGGATGCCCAGGGATGCTCTGGTTTGGGGTCCCCAGTGATGCTCCAGTTTGGGGTCCCCAGGGATGCTCCAATTTGGGGTTCCCGTGGATGATCCAGTTCAGGGCAGGGGACAGAGGAGACATCTCTGCTCCTCCCGGGGCTGGAACCctgggcaggatgcggcccctgaagcagcagtgctgggtgTGGTGCAAAGGAGCGAAGCCAGCGGGGAGGGGGCACGTGGGGGCACATTTTGGGCTGCCGGGGGCAGCACACCGGGGCGATGCTCCGCACCCTGCTCAGCCCTCACCCCACGGCTTGGccccggggaggtggtggggcAGCGCAGTCCCCCCCGTGCCCTTCTGGGGGGCTGAGAGGAGGGTCCTGGGCAGGCGCAGCgcctctgcttttccctttcatCCCTTGCCTGTTCCCTTTCAGCCTGAAACGTGGGTTTCTCTCCTATTTTGGGTTGGCTTTTCGGctgctttcttttattattttaatttaggcACTGTCattatattttccattatttaaaaaaaaaaaaaaaaaaaagaaaacgagCAGCTTCCCAAGGCTCTTTCCAGCTCCCGGCTGCCTCTCAGAGCAGCTTTTGTTCCCGGCCAGCACCGGGACGTGCTCGTGGGGTGCAgcaccccctccccgctgcccgtggcttccccctccctgaggGACCAGAGGGGGGTTTGGGGGATGCACCCCAATGCTGCGATGCTGTCGGAGGGGGGGGGCGCTGAGCAaacagcagccccctccccgctgcgGGGCTCTGGCAGCACCGATGCAGCGGCACACCGTCCTCTCATTTACGTTGGGTTCCAGCCATCCCTAATTGCTGGCGGGGCAGGACgggagctgctggctcctgggctCCTTTTCTtgtcccccccccctttttggccGAGGTCTGGGGGTAACAAGAAGCAGCTGAGCCCGGCCCTGCCGGCCGCCCCCACCTGCCTTCCTCACCCCTCGCCCGCATCCCACCACCCGGCCATCCAGGAGCTCTCCCGGGATGTTTCCATCCCTGTCTCTGCCCCCCCCCCGTCAGGCATCACCGGAGCTGGATGGACCCACCAGTGttacccaccccaaaacccacagccGGGCCCCCACCGCACCCCATCACCTGCCCAACGCCCGGAGGGGGACCCTTGGGGACCctcgctccagcctcccactagCAGGGAGCTGAGTCGGGAGCGTTGCCCATGCCAAGGGGctaagaagacaaaaaaaagagcGTTTTTTCACCCCAAAGCTGTTATGTTGCAGAAAACCCCTCTGGGTTCTCCATCCCGCAGCCTGTGGGTCTGATGTGGGGTCCCTGTGAGGTTCTTTCACCCCCCCCCCAGTacctccctccctcctggagCTGCCGTGGGTCACGCGGAGCCCCGTGCTGGTGGTTTCTGCTAACGATTATTAATGAGAATTAGAGACAAAAGCGTCGCAGCTGGCAGCCTGGGCCACTCCGCTGTGTCACCAGCGCTGGGCTGTGAGGCCCAGCACTGCCGGGCagccgggaggggccgggggggctgtTTTGGTACCCAAAGATGCTCTGCAGCACACgggtggggtgtgggggctgGACGGCCCCGGCCAACGTGGGGGGGTAtttggggctggggtggggacaAAGGGGCTCCttgtccccagggctggaggaTGCGGGACCCTCGGGACAGGGACTGTGGCTTCAGCTCCTGAGCCGAGAGTCCCACAGCCGGGGTGGGGGCGAGCAACAGGAGGATTttggctgcagcccccccagcccagcccctgacCCCGGGCGGGTTTCCAGCCCTCGGGAATGCGGGGCTGGGCCGGACACCCAGCACGGACCTCCCGCAaccctgtccctgcccctggctccTTCTGGGTGTCCTGGGACTGGGGGgagctcctgccccccccccgccttggcTCTCCCCAGCGCCCGGAGCACCCCATGGCACGATGTCCCGCTGGAGCGGGGCGCAGCTGGGAGCGCAAGGGGCTACAAACAGGGGCGTCCAACTAGCCCCTTTGCGTggctgctttttgtcttttttcaccCCGTTTTTCTTCCCGACGCCATAAATAGCAGCAGAACTGCAGGAGCTGCTTCCATCTGCCCTGCCTGCGCAGCTGCCTGCAACCAGATGGTGGAAAACAATCCTGCCTGCTGGCGctccccccccgaccccccccgaCCCCCGGTGCTGCCAGCGGTGCCCACGGGGGACCATCCGCCGGCCTTCCCCCATGGCGGGGgcacccagggacaggcagcacccagggacaggcagcacccagggacaggcagcaccccaaggacaggcagcagccaggggcaggcagcagccagggacaggcagcactCAGCGACAGGCAGCACCCAAGGACAGGCAGCACCCCAAGGACAGGCAGCAGTCAggggcaggcagcacccagcGACAGGCAGCACTCAGCGACAGGCAGCACCCAAGGACAGGCAGCACCCCAAGGACAGGCAGCAcccaggggcaggcagcacccagcGACAGGCAGGACCCAGGGACCGGCAGCACCCCAAGGACAGGCAGCACCCATGGACAGGCAGCatgcagggacaggcagcacccaAGGACAGGCAGCACTCAGCGACAGGCAGCACCCAAGGACAGGCAGCAcccaggggcaggcagcacccagcGACAGGCAGGACCCAGGGACTGGCAGCACCCCAAGGACAGGCAGCACCCATGAGCAAGCAGCACCCCAAGGTCAGGCAGCACGCAGGGACAGACATCATCCGTGGACAAGCAGCACCCACGGGCAGGCAGCACCCcatttttgggggggtgggagcCTCGCGATGGGGTCCTGGCCTTTCAGGTGCCTCATCCCGCGCTGTGTCGTGGCATCGCCCACCCGACGGGCCGGTGTCCGGCCGTGGTGGGTTCCCGTCCAGGCGGGATGGGAAGAGGGGCTGGGATTTGGCCACTGGTTTGGCAaacagccccccctgcccccccccccgcgtgcCTCGTGTCCCCTTTGATCTCGCGAGCGGCTGCATCCAGTATAAGGGTGAAAAAATGCCGCGGCGCGGCCAAACCATGTTGTAAAAGGGAAACGTTgtgccgggagcggggcgggggggtggcccCATAAACGCAGCCTGTTCCATTACAGCATCCGCCAGGAGCCGCGGGtgggagggggcgcggggggggacacacgccTGCAAAACCCACCCAGTACCGTGAGCCGGGGGGACAGACAGACGTCAGACGGACAGACAGACCCACTGCCCTTCGCCTTGGCCAGGGTCACCCAGTGGGTGCCCAGCTCCTGTTGCTTGAGgagaggggcgggaggggggggttgCAGGGCTGGATggggccccccgccccggctgccaCGTCCCCCGGCCGCGGGGAGCTGGCGTGGTTCCCCCCGTGCCGCTGCCAACGGCCTGAACCGGGCCCAAGGCAAACAGGAGCCGCCGGGACGGTGCTACCGTGCAGGGCGGGAGGCGACGGGGCAGGAAtttgggggggacacacacacacgtacacacgaCAGGGGTACCTGGACCCCCCCGGAGAAGCCCAGCAGCCAGGCGGGTGTACACACAACCgtatattttgtaataaataatgtACAAATCCGCACGCACCGGCACCACTGCCGCGGGGTCGCATCCTGCCGTGGCCTCGCTCGCACCCCAGGAGTTGGGGGGAAGGGGGTTCCCTGCGCTGGGGAGGGggtttaagagatttttttttttgtctgggatAAAAGTAGTTGGTGTAAAACTCTCCCCGAGGGCAAAATAGTCAGGTTGGTGGCAGCAGGAtgggtgcaggatcaggcccGGCTGGGTGCGGGTGAAGGTGGCGGGGACCGAGCCCGGCACCCCAGAGGCCACCGAGCCCCCGCGCCCGGCAAGATTGCCGGCACCCACCATGCCGGGGCAGAGAGCACAGGGAGGGCTTTTTATCCCcatcctggttttttttttttttccccaaaaagaaaCCCCACATTTCCTtgtgcagcacagggcaggggtgCAGCGggtgctcccagctcccagcaccctcAGCCAGCGCCGGCCCTGGCAGGGTGACATGGGACCCCCGCTGCCGGGCACGGGGGCAAAGCACCGGGCAGGGACCCCCCCTTCCCCTATTCGCTTCCACCccctcttttattcttttttatttaaataacccCCGTggggccgcggccccgctgccAGCACCACCGCGGTCCCCAGGGCTGAGCACCAAGAGCTGCcccgcgtggggctgggggcgAGGGCAGGGGCAgcaccggggtggggggctggCGAGGCCGGTGGGGGCTGCCCGCTGTCACCcccctccccatgtcccagcGGTGCCCTGCCCCGCTGTCCCCCGGGGCCACGGCGGGAGGGTCCCACTCCACGTgtcccgtgtgtgtgtgtctgtgtgtcccctCCTCGGTCGTTATAAATGAGCGTGGGTAAAAGCGACGGGGAAAgagagggcagagctgagccGGGGAGGGGGCACGGGGTGGCGAAGGGGGGGCCGCGGCGCTCACAGCTGCCCCTGAACCCGGCCCGTCCTCCGCCGGCTGCTGGGGGTCCGGCGGGTGGCCGTGGGGCCCGGGGCTTGGGCGCCAGAGGCGAAGTCCATCACCTCGGGGGGAGCCCGGCGCATCTCGCTGGTCCCCATCTCCCGGCGGATCTCGGCCAACGCCTCGGCCGGGGCCGTCAGCAGGCGCTGGAAGAAGCtctcccgccccgccggccgctcccGGCAGGTGAAGGTGACGGCCGTGCCCGCATCCGCCTTCATCTCCCGCGAGAAGCCGTCAGAGGTGCCGTCGAAGCAGCGGCCGATGGCGATCTCCTTGGCCAACCGCGGGTTCTGGTCCGTCACCGTGTAGATGCCGTAGTTGTGACCCAACGGGTCGACCGGTGCCAGCATGGTGAAGGCGGCCGTGTGGTTGTTCTCTGCCACGGGCGGGTGACGGCTCAGGTACTCCCGGAGGAGGCTGTTGACAGCCGTGCGGTGGCAGCTGCCTTGGGGGATGATGGAGACCAAGGTGCGATCCACCAGGCTCTGGTCGAAGAGCATCCCACTGCACTTGAACTCCACGCAGGCGCCCGAAGTGTTCTCCAGCAGCATGTCCCGCACGCTACGGGTGTCACGCAGCCCGTAGAGCTGCCCCCGAGTGCGGGGGTGGCTGCCCCCCATGTTACGGGACCTCACCATGTATTCCTGCGGTCCCTCGATCTGCACCTTGATGAAACAAGCCCTGAACTCCTGAGGGTTGGGCCACCACGAGAGGTAGTCTCCGGTCCAGGAGGTCAGGTCGCTCTCCTTGAAGGGCACCACGTTGTACTCGTACTTGTCCACCTCCACACGGTAGAAGCGGAGGTGGTTGGCGCTGACGGGCGCCTCCTCACACTCCTCGAGGCTGCGGTAAGGGTAGATGGGACCATTGGTCTCGTCAACGTTGTTGGGGTCGGGCTTGGCCACGTTGATTTGGAAAGCTGTCTTCTTCAAGTTGGGGTCATCGTGGTCCAACCGGCGGTAGCCCAGCTTGCCCAGGTAGGGCTGAGACACCCCAACAGCGTTGGGGTTGAGCTTGGGGCTGGAGGCCACGGCTTCCAGCTCCTCCCCACCCAGCGTGGCGGTGACATAGGCCGAGTAGGCGTCGGGGCGCTGGCCGTCGCAGAAAGCGGGCAGGCAGGCGCCGTTGGGACCCGTCACCACGCTGTCGAAGCGACCCCACGCCCGGGGGTTGGCGGGGAAGCCGGGCTGGGGCTCCAGGTTGATGAGGCTGATGACCACCCCTTCCAGTTGCTCGTAGGGGTTGAACTTCTCGTTGCTGTAAGCCCTGACCTTGACGAAGCAGCGCCGGTCCTCCGGCACGTCCAGGTTGAAGAGACGCCGCTCCCGGATCTCCAGGTTCCCCACCAGGAAggtcctttcctccctcttcccccggctccccccagccGGGCGGAggaccccctcctcctcccacaagCCGGTCTCGGGGTTCAAGGACCACAACTTCATCTTCTGCAGGTGCTCCGGCATCCAGACCTGCCCCGCATCCATCCGCACCTCCACCGGCCCTGTCTGCAGCGCCGCGCCGCTCTTCCCTTCCCGAAAATCCACGGCGAACATGCCGTAGGTCCGCAGGGGCACAATCTCTCCCTCGGCGTCGGCAAAGCTGAGGTCGCTGGAGGCGGCGCCGGCCGTTGCCATGTCCCTGGGGTCTAGGAAGGTGATGCTGGCTTTGACTGTGCCCTTGAAGACCTCCCCGGAGGGACGGAGGAAGGCACCAGCGGGAAGAACGAGCTCCCCGATGGGGTCCCGGCCGCTGGCCTCCCCCAGCGGGATGGCGTTGCTCCGGCTGCCGTCCAGATCCACCGGCTCCTTCTTCCGCAGCATCTTGACCTCCTGGTAGACGGCACCGCCGCGGCGGTTGAAGGGCAAGACCTTGATGGCATCCACGAACCTCTGCTGCCGGTCCACGAAGCGAGCCACCAAGCGCTGCGTGTCCGGTGGCACCTCGATGGTGAAGGAGCCCTTGTAGCCGGTGAAGCCGACCTTCCTCCCCCCGAGGAAGATCTGCCCGAAGCGCAGGGGCTCGCCGGTGTCAGCCGCTGTCACCCGGCCCTGCACCAGGACGCGGGGTTGGGCGCAGGGGCCGCAACCGCACTCGGCCACCACCTTGAGGGGCAGCAGGGAGCCGGCGCAGGGGATCTCCCGCATCTCCATCCTCCGCACCCCGCAGCAGCGCCCCACGTCCGCTCCGCACCCCGTCTGCTCGGCCGCGCTGTCGGCGCACGGGACGGGCGGGCAGCGACCCACGTCGTAGTAACGGGAGCCGGCAGCGTCCTGCGGGCACTCGCTGGGCAGCTCCACGAGGCTCGGCTCAGGCTCTGGCTTACAGCTCTGCTGGCCCTGGGCTGGTGGACACGGGGACAAGGGGGGACACAGGGCGTTAGGGTGCCCCTCCCCATTGCACACCCCATCCTGGCGCGGTTCTACCGCCAAGAAAGCCCGTCCCGTCCTCACCCAGCACGGTGAGCTGCGCCGGCGCTGATTTGATGGCCCCCGCCTCAGTGCTGGCTTTGCAGTGGTAGGTGCCAGCCTGCGCCGGTGCCAGCCCGCTCAGCACCAGGCGGCTGCCGTACCGGTGCACCTTCCtctccagcagcgtcccgttgtGGTacctgcagggacggggacaggctCAGCGGAACGACGGGGCTGCCttgcccccccacaccccccagtgCTGCCGTTCTGCTGCCCGGCCCCCGCTCACCAGTAGTATTTCTTGGGCACGGGGGTGCCCGAGGCTTTGCAGCAGAAGGTCACATCCTGCCCAGCCACCCGCACCTTCGTTGTGGGGTGCAGCACCATGTAGGGCTTCTctgcagaggaggaaggtggagggGGTAAAACGAGTCGTCTCCAACCCCCCAGGATCGCTCCCCCCATCAACGCATCCCTCCGGGAGGTCCCTCTAGGGGTGCACAGCTcagcccccccctcaccccaccccgcAACGCTCACCCAACCTCCGCAGCCTCACGTGTGCCACCGCCACGCCGGAGCCGTTGGAGACGACGGGCGCCAGGCCGGGGGCGAAGCCGTCGCGGTGGGCGCTGATGTTGACGGCGGAGCCTTGGCACAGCCCGGCCGCGGCGAAGCGCCCGTGGGCATCGCTGTGGGCCAGCAGCACCGGCGGGCGACCCTCCAGGAAGATGCGGGCGTCCGGCAGCGCCGCGCCGGTGGCGGCGGAGACGACGGTGCCCTGCAGCGTGTGCTCAGGGCAGGCTGCGGGGCGGCACGGCGGTGCTCAGACCCCCCGGCCACGGCCGGACCACGCGGGTGGGGGGCACCGGGAAAAAGGGAAGGGGGTCCGGAGTCCCCAAGGTACctgggcagggtgaggggggaCATTTCTGCACCTCGGTGGGGCGGCCGGCGCACGACACCTTCTTGGTTGTCTTGCAGCTCCGGCGCCGGGTCCGCGTCCCGGCGCTGCCGCAGCTGCGAGAACAGGGGCCCCAGGAGCCCCACTCCAGCCACGCCGGCTCTGTGGGGGACACACCGGGTGGGACTCGGCCACcgcactccccccccccccagcccccagggtgGTCCCACACCACGGGGACACACGGGGGGTCCCCAACCAGGGAGGCTCCATCCCGCCGCCGGTGCCCGGCCAAGCCGCGGCTCACCCCCGCCAAACTATTTTTACCAGCGTGGCCTCTGTTATTGCAATTAAGCTGACGATGTGCAGGCGGCGGCGGCTTCGCCCGGGGAGCTGCCGCGTCAGCACGGGGGCAGCCACCACGTGCCGACGGCCCCGTGGGACCCCTCGTGCCACCGGCAGCACGAGCCGGAGGTGGCAGGCAGCAGGCGGCAAGCGGTGGCCACGGCGGGGGCaagtgggtgctggtgggggtcCCTACCTGGGCAGGGGCCGGCGCTGCACGGCCGCCGCTCCACGGCTTTGCCCTTGCACTTGAGCTCCTTGAGCGCGGCCACCAGCCGGGCGTTGACGCATCGGCGGGTGCGGGTCTGGGTGCCGCTGCTGCCACAGGCGCTGCGTGAGCAGGGGCTCCAGGAGGACCAGTGCGACCAGTAGATGTGCTCTGGGGGGGGCAGAGGCATTAACTGGGGACCCACCACCCGCCACCCAGCTGCAGGGGGGGCACGTTGGCCACGCCCCCCACTCCACCGGGACGATGCCCAGCATCGTGCACCCAAGGGGTGATGGCTGGAGCGGGATGTGACAGCGGGGGGGTGACAGTGCAGCAATGGGTACAGACCCCCCACCTCAGCGGGGTCCGCAGGGGGGACATGGCAGGGACGGGCACTCACCCAGCGGGCAGAGGAAGCGGATGTGGTAGTTGGAGCAGGTCTTGCCCTGCGGCTGCTCCTTGTTGACGCAGCGAAAACCCTTCTTGGGGCTGACGTGCACCACCTCGCCCACCTCCTCGGGCAGCTCCCACTCGGTGGTGCGGGCCTGGATGGCCACCGGCCGCTCGCAGACGCGCCCGCGGTAGTAGAAGCGAATGGCTTCCAGGCTCTCGTagtccccagcccccccggggtgGTCAATATTGAACCAGGACGTC carries:
- the CILP2 gene encoding cartilage intermediate layer protein 2 → MGELALALLALAALHGAKAPEPLENDSESGKSGVGGKPWKAAPSPADLDLDTAGRGAEWTSWFNIDHPGGAGDYESLEAIRFYYRGRVCERPVAIQARTTEWELPEEVGEVVHVSPKKGFRCVNKEQPQGKTCSNYHIRFLCPLEHIYWSHWSSWSPCSRSACGSSGTQTRTRRCVNARLVAALKELKCKGKAVERRPCSAGPCPEPAWLEWGSWGPCSRSCGSAGTRTRRRSCKTTKKVSCAGRPTEVQKCPPSPCPACPEHTLQGTVVSAATGAALPDARIFLEGRPPVLLAHSDAHGRFAAAGLCQGSAVNISAHRDGFAPGLAPVVSNGSGVAVAHVRLRRLEKPYMVLHPTTKVRVAGQDVTFCCKASGTPVPKKYYWYHNGTLLERKVHRYGSRLVLSGLAPAQAGTYHCKASTEAGAIKSAPAQLTVLAQGQQSCKPEPEPSLVELPSECPQDAAGSRYYDVGRCPPVPCADSAAEQTGCGADVGRCCGVRRMEMREIPCAGSLLPLKVVAECGCGPCAQPRVLVQGRVTAADTGEPLRFGQIFLGGRKVGFTGYKGSFTIEVPPDTQRLVARFVDRQQRFVDAIKVLPFNRRGGAVYQEVKMLRKKEPVDLDGSRSNAIPLGEASGRDPIGELVLPAGAFLRPSGEVFKGTVKASITFLDPRDMATAGAASSDLSFADAEGEIVPLRTYGMFAVDFREGKSGAALQTGPVEVRMDAGQVWMPEHLQKMKLWSLNPETGLWEEEGVLRPAGGSRGKREERTFLVGNLEIRERRLFNLDVPEDRRCFVKVRAYSNEKFNPYEQLEGVVISLINLEPQPGFPANPRAWGRFDSVVTGPNGACLPAFCDGQRPDAYSAYVTATLGGEELEAVASSPKLNPNAVGVSQPYLGKLGYRRLDHDDPNLKKTAFQINVAKPDPNNVDETNGPIYPYRSLEECEEAPVSANHLRFYRVEVDKYEYNVVPFKESDLTSWTGDYLSWWPNPQEFRACFIKVQIEGPQEYMVRSRNMGGSHPRTRGQLYGLRDTRSVRDMLLENTSGACVEFKCSGMLFDQSLVDRTLVSIIPQGSCHRTAVNSLLREYLSRHPPVAENNHTAAFTMLAPVDPLGHNYGIYTVTDQNPRLAKEIAIGRCFDGTSDGFSREMKADAGTAVTFTCRERPAGRESFFQRLLTAPAEALAEIRREMGTSEMRRAPPEVMDFASGAQAPGPTATRRTPSSRRRTGRVQGQL